Proteins encoded by one window of Chondromyces crocatus:
- a CDS encoding carotenoid oxygenase family protein: MSTNPYLEGPFAPVREEVTEHHLPVTGRIPPELNGRYFRNGPNPAIVADPHRHHWMSGEGMIHGVRLREGRAEWYRNRWVRSGAVADRLGEPRRGAPVAADLDFAANTHVVSHAGRILALIEAGATIYELTHDLETVGVFDFLGTRQEGFTAHPKLDPRTGELHAVAYVGGLDHVQYLVVDPSGAVARTTNLPVAGASLMHDFALTEDHVVIYDHSVRYRMEAISRGELTPFFWDDAHPARVGLLPRRGGEIRWMELPPCYVSHTMNAYDEGGRVIVDLMRYAGPFDANAHAAPPPSLERWTLDPVAGTVRSHPLDARIQEFPRVNERFVSRPYRYGYTVCCGPMIGAMTPGGSSAPVEATTNALIKHDFERGVTVTREFGLHAAASEPVFVPRADATDEDDGYLLAFVHHPERDAADLVILAAQDLTGEPLARIHLPSRVPLGFHGSWVMDDPDLRPT, from the coding sequence ATGTCGACGAATCCCTACCTCGAAGGCCCTTTCGCACCCGTTCGAGAGGAGGTGACCGAGCATCACCTCCCCGTCACCGGCCGCATTCCTCCCGAGCTGAATGGCCGCTACTTCCGCAATGGCCCCAATCCCGCGATCGTGGCCGACCCACACCGACACCACTGGATGAGTGGTGAGGGCATGATCCACGGCGTGCGGCTCCGAGAGGGCCGGGCCGAATGGTATCGCAATCGCTGGGTCCGCTCCGGCGCGGTGGCCGATCGGCTCGGCGAGCCACGTCGAGGAGCGCCGGTCGCCGCGGATCTGGACTTCGCTGCCAATACCCACGTGGTGAGCCACGCTGGCCGCATCCTCGCGCTGATCGAGGCCGGCGCCACGATTTACGAACTCACCCACGACCTCGAGACGGTCGGGGTCTTCGATTTTCTCGGGACGCGGCAGGAAGGCTTCACGGCCCACCCCAAGCTCGATCCTCGCACCGGCGAGCTGCACGCGGTGGCCTACGTGGGCGGGCTGGATCACGTGCAGTACCTGGTGGTCGACCCCTCGGGCGCCGTCGCGCGAACCACGAATCTCCCCGTGGCCGGCGCCTCGCTCATGCACGACTTCGCGCTCACCGAAGACCACGTGGTCATCTACGACCACTCGGTCCGGTACCGGATGGAAGCCATTTCGAGAGGTGAACTCACACCCTTCTTCTGGGATGACGCGCATCCGGCACGCGTCGGCCTCTTGCCTCGCCGTGGCGGCGAGATTCGCTGGATGGAGCTGCCACCCTGCTACGTCTCCCACACGATGAACGCCTACGACGAGGGAGGTCGGGTGATCGTCGATCTGATGCGTTATGCAGGCCCGTTCGATGCCAATGCGCACGCAGCTCCGCCCCCTAGTCTGGAGCGGTGGACCCTCGACCCCGTGGCCGGCACCGTCCGCAGCCACCCGCTCGACGCGCGCATCCAGGAGTTCCCCCGCGTGAACGAGCGCTTCGTGTCACGACCCTACCGGTACGGCTACACCGTGTGCTGTGGCCCCATGATCGGTGCCATGACGCCAGGCGGCAGCAGCGCGCCCGTGGAGGCCACCACCAATGCGTTGATCAAGCACGATTTCGAGCGCGGTGTGACCGTGACCCGGGAATTCGGGCTTCACGCCGCTGCGAGCGAGCCCGTGTTCGTGCCGCGTGCCGATGCGACGGACGAGGATGACGGATACCTCCTGGCCTTCGTCCACCATCCCGAACGCGATGCGGCGGATCTCGTGATCCTCGCCGCGCAGGATCTCACGGGCGAGCCGCTCGCCCGGATTCATCTGCCCTCGCGCGTCCCGCTGGGGTTCCACGGGAGCTGGGTGATGGACGACCCCGACCTCCGTCCGACCTGA
- a CDS encoding DUF3105 domain-containing protein — protein sequence MMAVLGDWRHAGASIRGVVRLLAFGVGLSLAGCGDDADPTPNGTTSTVPEGAEIETLSPGAQPLPGESECKVVIARKIPVESANHLDECSSLEFAANPPSSGDHWPRWAAFRRYTVPVAREMYVHNQEHGGVVLSYRCSGACPSVVAMLEQVMDDYPDDVFCSMNIPVVRNRLLLTPDPKLPTTIAASAWGATYTATCLDPTSLAAFVAEVYGKGPELTCFDGVDVAESGGTLPECAD from the coding sequence ATGATGGCGGTGTTGGGTGATTGGAGGCATGCAGGTGCCTCGATTCGCGGAGTCGTTCGTCTTCTGGCATTCGGCGTCGGTTTGAGCCTCGCCGGCTGCGGTGACGACGCTGATCCCACGCCGAATGGGACCACCTCGACCGTGCCCGAGGGCGCGGAAATCGAGACGCTCTCCCCGGGCGCGCAGCCATTGCCTGGTGAGAGCGAGTGCAAGGTTGTTATCGCCAGAAAAATCCCCGTCGAATCGGCGAATCACCTCGACGAGTGCTCCTCGCTCGAATTTGCGGCGAATCCACCGAGCAGTGGCGACCACTGGCCGAGGTGGGCGGCTTTCAGGCGTTACACGGTGCCGGTAGCGCGCGAGATGTACGTTCACAACCAGGAGCACGGTGGTGTCGTCCTGTCCTACCGCTGTTCTGGCGCGTGTCCCTCGGTCGTCGCCATGCTCGAACAGGTCATGGATGATTACCCGGACGACGTCTTCTGCAGCATGAACATCCCGGTCGTTCGCAATCGCTTGCTGCTCACGCCGGATCCGAAGCTTCCCACGACGATCGCTGCCTCTGCATGGGGAGCGACGTACACCGCGACCTGTCTCGACCCGACCTCGCTGGCCGCCTTCGTCGCCGAGGTCTACGGGAAGGGCCCCGAGCTGACCTGTTTCGACGGCGTCGATGTCGCGGAGTCCGGCGGCACGCTCCCGGAATGCGCGGATTAG